In Acidobacteriota bacterium, the genomic stretch ACCGACGGCATGCTCCCCCGGTCGAAGGCCGTGACGACCCTTGCCGCGGGCTGCTAATCTATAGGCGTGTTGTGTCCGCGTTGCCGCACCCGGAGCCGTGGGAACGTCTGCGCCAACTGCGGTTGGACGCCTGAAGCGCGACAGCGGACCATTGCGTTCCAATCCGAGTCTGTCCATTCATCCCAAAGCAGGACCGCCCACGACGTGACCGCCGGCCACGGCGCCGGTAGGGGTTCCGTCGGGGAAAGCCCCTCGGGATTTCAGCGTGCGAGAACCGGCCAGGGCGACAACAGGCGGATCATTGGCGTCGCCGGGAGGCCGCGATCCGGAAATCCGTCCAGGATTCATCGCCAGCAGAAGCTGAAGCTGGAGACTCTGCCTCCCGCCCCGCCGGTCGTAGAGCCGCCCGAGCCCGCGGTTACGGTGACCAGCCCGCCGAGGGAGATCCTTCTGTCACGGATTCTGGCTGCGATCCTGGACCTCTCGTTGGCGGGCCTGATCGGTTTTTCTTTCTGTCTCCTGGCTTCCCGGGCACTGAGCCTCGACTTCTTTTCGCTTGAGTCGTTCCGGCTCGGAGGCGTCTGCACCGCCGGGATCTACCTCTTCACTTCCTTCTTCTTTCTCCTGGGCGCCGGACAAACGCCCGGAATGTACTTCACGCGTCTGAGGCTGGTGAGCGAGAAACAGCAGGAATCCATATCCATGTTGGCCGTCGCCCTGTGGATCTTTCTCTATCCTCCGGTGACTTTGACTCTGGTGGGACTCTTGTGGGGACTCATCGATCCTTGGAGGCGGTGCATCCACGATCGTCTGAGCGGCACGCGAGTCGTCTCATTGGTCGAGCCGGTCAGCGCTCCACTTCCCGAATGAACTGATTCACCAGCGTCCTCAGGCGGGGACGGCAGCGGTACTCGACATCGGGGTCGGCAAGAAACACCTCGACAACGATGACCATGGCCGAAATCGGATCCTCCGAATCCGTTTCCGAGAACGGGTGGGCGGCCAGGAAATCCAAGGCCTGGCGGAAGTCGCGCCGTTGCAGAAACCTCTGCAGAGGAAACTGTTTCAGGACCAGGCCCAGGATTTGGCAGAATGCCGGAAACCGTTTTTCGTAGAGCAGGAGCGGGACCAGGTGGTGGCTGTCGTCCGGCGGTTCGCCGTTATGAGCCGAATCGAGCAGTCTATGGAGTTCACCGGCTGAAGCGGCCGAACGGCGCTGGCCGATGAACAGCAAGATGCCCAGGGCAATCAGGACCAGGGCGAAGATGAGCAGTAGTAAGGGGTAGCTGAGGAGCGCCTGTTGCACGTGTCATCCGCCAAGCCGGCAGCATCCGCTGGTGTGGGTGTGATGCTTTTATTCTACGGGATTGTGGATGAGGTGGATTCCCTCGGAGAGGGTGCCCGCGAGAAGCTCTCCCGAAGTGGACAGATGCAAGGTCGTGATACGTGGTCCGGAGTTGCCTCGATCGAACGTGCGCCAGCTATCGCCCCCGTCGGGACTCGCATACAGGTGCCCCAGCAGGGAGTCGCTGGCGAAGACGCGGAGGTTCGGTCCGCGCGCGCCAATCGAAAGGGCAGAGACGTCCAGAGGCTGAATTCCATCGGCCTGTACCCATTCGTCCCCGTTCCGGTTGCTGACGAAGACGCCTTTGCTCGTCCCGCAAAACAGGCGCGTTGCAGACCGGCCGACGATGTTCACCCGGACTGGCGGCAGCCCGGGGGGTGGAAGCAGCCAGGTGTCCCCGCCGTCGCGCGATCGGAACAGGCCGGAATCGGTCCCGGCAAACAAGGTCGCCGTCGGCAAGTCATACAGCAGGGACTGCGCCGCGCCGATATCGCCTGATATCTCCTTCTTTTCCAGCGTGCCGGTCTCCAGATCCAAATGGAAGACCCCTTGGGTCGTGGCCAGGAAGAGACCGGTCTCCTTCCGGTTCGAAAACGAAAGGTCGAGGACGGGCAGCTTCGAGACCTCCCCGACCCGCTGCCATGGGGTCTCGTCGGGGACCCCCACGAAGAGGCCGGTTCCCGTCCCCAGATACACCTTGGAGGAGAGGCGCGAGGGACGGATCGCCCGGATCGAATCCGCGCTTCCGTCGAGACCGTCGTTGAATGCGCTCCACTTCCAACCTCTTCCCTTGAGGGTGAAGAATCCGCCGTAATCGCGGTCCAGGACGACGCTGGCGTAATACACGTGGGAACGGCGCGGATCGGACTCCAGAGCGCCGATCTGCCGATGGACGAATCCCCGGTTGGATGGGGAGAAGGTGGCGCCCCCGTCGTCGGAGCGAAGGATGCCGGCGTCGTCGGAACCCACCAGAATCACCGAAGGCCGGTGGGGATGCACGGCCACGGCGTTCAGGACCACCCCGGAGATCAGCTGCTTCCAGGATTTGCCGGCGTCTCTGGTGATGAACAGGCCCTTGGTGGTTCCGGCGTATAGGGTTGCCGGGTCGGAGGGATCCATCTGGAGCGCACGGGTTCTCCTCGCCTCCTTGGGCAGTCCGTTCTTCAACCTGAACCACTTCTCGCCGCCATTGTCCGACTTGTAGATTCCGGAGCAGGCCCCCGCGTAAATGGTGTCGGGCTTGCCGGGCTCCACGACCATGGCGAACAGGTCGCTGTCATCAGCCATTCCCTGGTGGATCGGGACCCACTTGCGTCCCAGGTTGGCGGTCTTCCACGCCAAGTGGAAGGTACCCACAAAGAGAGTCGGCGGGTTCTGGTCATCGAAGGCGAGGGAGTCGACGTTGTAGAGACTCCTGTATCCGCGCGTGATCCGGTCCCACGTCTTGCCCCGGTCGCGGCTCAGCAGCACACCCTCCAAGATCCCGATGGCGATGATGGACGGGTCCGACGGCGCGATGGCCATGGCGCGGATGGTGCTGTCGTAACGGCCCAGGGCGATGGGCTCCCACTCCAGGCCCCCGTTCTCGGAACGGAACAGTTTTCCGCGGTTGGCTTTCAGTTCCCAAGCGGCGGCATAGAGGGTGGCCGGATCGGAGGGGTCGAAGGCCAGGTTGTCCACCACGAGATCCCTGCGTCCCAAACCGGGATCGATTCGAGACCAACCCAGTCCCGTGTTCCGCGAGACGTAGATCTGGCCATCGCTGGTGCCCAGATAGAAGGTGTCGGGTTTTCCGGGATGGACGGCCAGAGAACGCACGTCTCCTCCGAAGGGACCCAGGACGATGGAATCCGCGTTGCCCGTCAGGGACGAATCCACCATTGCCAGGGTGAACCAGCAGATGAGAAACGTCCGGCCGCGCGCCCGCCAAATGCTCCTGGAATCAATCATGGCGTCTATTCTACCCCGTTCGTCACTTGTGAAGAATGCCGAAGTCTTCGCTTGCGCCGCGCCGCCGTCGAGAACGCCGCGTTCCATGCAAGCATCGCCCGGACACCTTCTTTGCTCAATCCCTCCGGCTCAATTTTCTCTCTACCCGGATTTCCACCGTGCAGGTGGAGGTGTTCTCCGAATCGCTCAGCTCCGCAGTGATGGTGTAGACGCCTTCAACCAGTCCCGTGGAGTCGAATCGGGCCGAATCCCCCTCCAGCGATACGGCGCCCCCGCTGGCAATCCAGGCAATACTCAGGACGTCGTCGTCCGGGTCCAGGGCGTGGACCCGTATTTTGGTCCACTCCCCTGACTTGACCGTCTGGCGGCCCGGGTGGCAGCGGATGACGGGAGGACGGTTGATCTTTCTCTGGATGACCAGTTGGGCCGTCCAGCCATGCCGGCCGGGGTCCGTGCCTTTGAGGTTCAAACTGTAACCGGCCGAGAGTTGGAACCAGCGCCGGGAGAGGAGCCGCATTCCCAGGTGCAGTTCGAGAGGCGACTCGAATCGGGAACCGCCGAGGCGGGTTCCGGCCAACTCGGCGACGAACGTGGCCTCATGACCCAGTGGAAAGTCCAGACCCACGCCGTAGTCGAACTGGTGTCCGGGGATCGCTTCCGGTTCGTCGCCGGAGTAGAGGAAACCTCCGTTGACCGTGAGTCTTGCGAGGGCGGAGATTTGATGCGAGATGAGAATATCCAATCCCAGTCCCGTCCCCGGCGCAGCCGGTTCGGAGAATGTGGCTGGGAATCCGGTCGAATTGGAGACTCGCACTTTGGGCTGGAGGGCGAGTCCGAAGGGATGTCCGTGCCTGGGCGACCGCAGATTCAGTTTCAATCCGGCCCACAGGTTTCCGGAAATCGCCCCTGAGGGAAGGTCCGGATGGGCGGAATGGGCGGGCAAGGCCAAGCTGTCGCCGGGAAGGCGGATCTCGGTGAGGTCGTTCACGGGATTCGAGCCGAACCACTTCCGCGCTTCCCAGGAGAGGAAGCCCTCCAGGTGGTCGCGCAGTCCCAAAGTGAACGAGACGGGAAAGTGGGTGACTCGGGCTTGCCCGGCCAGTCTGTGGAACCGGGCGTGATGAAGCCCCAGGCTGAATTCACCGGTTCGCAGGGTTTCGGGGGTAGCCAGGTTGAAGAGGCCGGTCGACCCCTTCCAACTGGGACGCAACTGTTTGAATCTGTTGCGGCCGGCGGCAGCGGCCATATCGGGGAGCAGGATCACGAACCCCAAAGCGGCCAGCGTGACGCGTCTACCCATGCCTGCAAAAGTCGATCGGCACGTTTCCCTGGTGCTCCGGAATCGGTGGGGACGGCGAATGGCCGGCGGGTCCCGGCGAGGGATCTCTCCTAGGTTCCGGCATCCGCCCGAACGCCGTCTCCGTTGAGGTTGGTGTCGTTCAAGCCGGCGTAGTCGTCGATGTCTTCAAAGTCGTCGGTGTCGTCTTCGTCCTCGAACTCGTCGTACAGATCGTCATCCTGTGCCAAGATGCTTGCAGTCATCGATTGAGTCTCCAACGCGATTATCCGCGCCCGCCTGACCCAGTTCAACTCACCCGGCGGGGATCCACCCGGTATGGAATCTCGTCATGCTGGTTCCGTAGTAGAGTGGTTTCGAAGTGAAATCCTTGGGGGCGCTGTTGGAAGTGGTTGCGGTGGCTGTGGGGGGCATGGTCCTGGCATCGCCGGCGATCAGGTTCCTGGGCTTGTCCGCCGAGGACATCTACGGGGACGTCCCTCATCTCGTCCTCTATCTGATGCTGGAAACGTCGTTGACGTTGGGCATCATTCTGATCCTGTTGTGGACCGGGGACCGCCGCCTCCGGGACCTGGGATGGGCCAAACGGGGTTGGCGGAAGGAGTCGTGGGCCGGGGTGTCGGTCGTGCCTCTCCTCTTCGGCGCCACTTTTCTGGTGGGGTTCCTCTTCCGGATCTTTCTGCCCCAGTACGTCTCCGAGTCGAATCCGCTGTTGGAGATGATCCAGGACGGGACCGACCTGGGATTGCTGCTGATCAGCAGCGTTGTTGTCGGCGGGATCAAGGAAGAGGTTCAGAGAGCCTTCATCCTGGTGCACTTCCGAAACCATCTCGGAGGAGCGGTTCCGGGTTTGATCCTCTGGAGCGCATTCTTCGGAGCGGGGCATTCCTTCCAGGGCGTCGATTTCGCCGTGGCCGCGGGTGTTCTGGGGCTGCTCTTCGGTCTGCTCTATCTCTGGAGAGGACATCTGGCCGCTCCCATCGTGGCCCATGCCCTCTATGACGTGGTCACCCTCTTGATCTTCTGGGGATTGCTCCGCTCCTAGCGCGGCTCCAAACGGTCGAGAGCCCGCCGCGCGGCCTTCTGTTCGGCCTGTTTCTTCGACGTGCCCCGGGCCCGTCCCAACACCCGGTTCAGACCCCGAACCTCGACCAGAAAAATCTTGGAATGCTGCGGACCCAACTCCCGGATCACCGCGTAGCTCGGTTCTTGTGCTCCCAGCACGTGCAGGCGCTCCTGGAGCCTGGACTTGTAGTTTCCCAGTTCTAGTTCGTTCCGGGCATCCTGCCTGAGATGATCTCGAAACTGGTGCAGCACGAAGGACCGGGCCGCCTCCAGTCCGCCATCCAGA encodes the following:
- a CDS encoding RDD family protein, with translation MTAGHGAGRGSVGESPSGFQRARTGQGDNRRIIGVAGRPRSGNPSRIHRQQKLKLETLPPAPPVVEPPEPAVTVTSPPREILLSRILAAILDLSLAGLIGFSFCLLASRALSLDFFSLESFRLGGVCTAGIYLFTSFFFLLGAGQTPGMYFTRLRLVSEKQQESISMLAVALWIFLYPPVTLTLVGLLWGLIDPWRRCIHDRLSGTRVVSLVEPVSAPLPE
- a CDS encoding CPBP family glutamic-type intramembrane protease, translated to MKSLGALLEVVAVAVGGMVLASPAIRFLGLSAEDIYGDVPHLVLYLMLETSLTLGIILILLWTGDRRLRDLGWAKRGWRKESWAGVSVVPLLFGATFLVGFLFRIFLPQYVSESNPLLEMIQDGTDLGLLLISSVVVGGIKEEVQRAFILVHFRNHLGGAVPGLILWSAFFGAGHSFQGVDFAVAAGVLGLLFGLLYLWRGHLAAPIVAHALYDVVTLLIFWGLLRS